AACTTCGATAGTTTCTCCTTCCTTAACCTTTCCACCAAACCCATTCCATCTGCCAGCACCAAAACCTCGCTTTTTCATGCCGAGTAAAACCTGCTGATTTTTATAAGGAACACATAAAGTATAAATCTTCTTCATATTTCACTCTCCTCTATAAAAAGTACACCGTATAAATTTTTTATCCCAAAAACAAACCATCGATAACTTTACTTCCCCGCTTTACTTCTATAAAAGCGGACCTATGCTTAGATTCATCAAACACTACACCAAAGCGCGGAAAAATACCTTCTCTGCCCAGGATCCTAGGGATGGCGGGGTTATCCATTACAATCGCTGGCGCCTTGAATAATAAATTGTCAATCTTAAATTTAATATAGCAACGGTGACCCATAAGTGTCTCGTCTCCGATTCCTCTAACCATAATCCTTTCACTATCGCTCAAATCCAAGCCTAGCGCGGCGGCGTCGCCAGAAGGGATAACAGTTGTAGTAGCTCCAGAATCAATATAAAAAATAGCGCGTAGGCACATTGTCCCAGACCCGCAAATTGAAAGTTCCACCGCAGGAAATGCCTCAATTCGCCCATTCTCGCGGAAACGAACCCCATAAGGAAAGACATGCAGAGATTTCATAAGCGATACACCACCATCAAACTTTTGGGTACACTGACAAGAAGAATGTCCTGAATACGAACCTTAGGCAATTGCTGTCTAGCCTTTTCTATAACCTCACTTGTATTGATACCGGAGGCAACTATTTTACCTCCAAAAATAGCCACTTGCTGTCCGCCATATTTTTTAATATCTATAACAGGCAATTTTGTCGATTTTCTCATAAGTTTTATTATTGCTTATTATTGCATAGATATGATAAAAAATCAATCTCCACCTTTAGTCTCTAAGATCAAACTTTGACTAGAAAATATTCTGTCAACCGCCAGGCCTTCGGGTTTAGTAGTAGATTCTATAGTAACCGTGACTGGTAACTTAGCGCCACTAGACACACTATCTTTTACTTTAATTTTTAGCGTTATTTCTTTTTTTTCCAGGGGCTCTAGGCCAAAAAGATTGGAAGTGTTATCGCGGTTTAAAATTACGGTTTTAGAAGCAGAATCTAAACCAGTGCTTGGTTGCACCGAAGTTAAATTAAAACTATCACTATCAAACTTAACTTTTAAGGTTAAATTAGCCAGTGGAATATCTAAATTATTTTGATAACCAATTTTATATGTAATCGTCTCACTCGCGCGCGCTGAAGTTATGCCGTCGGGGCTAGTATTTATAAACAAAGCCAAAGGCGCCATAATAAGTTTAACTGTGCCGCTGGCTTCTTTATATGTTTTCCAACTTGTGCCCTCCGCGCCTTCAACCAAAGCCCTAAAAACCTTGCCTTCACCTTCTAAACCCGTAACCACGCCTTTAATAGTTAGGGTTTTTTCTTCTTGAGGCAAAACAGAATCTAGTCTCCAAACAT
Above is a genomic segment from bacterium containing:
- a CDS encoding retropepsin-like aspartic protease; the protein is MKSLHVFPYGVRFRENGRIEAFPAVELSICGSGTMCLRAIFYIDSGATTTVIPSGDAAALGLDLSDSERIMVRGIGDETLMGHRCYIKFKIDNLLFKAPAIVMDNPAIPRILGREGIFPRFGVVFDESKHRSAFIEVKRGSKVIDGLFLG
- a CDS encoding DUF5678 domain-containing protein, which encodes MRKSTKLPVIDIKKYGGQQVAIFGGKIVASGINTSEVIEKARQQLPKVRIQDILLVSVPKSLMVVYRL